From a region of the Nothobranchius furzeri strain GRZ-AD chromosome 12, NfurGRZ-RIMD1, whole genome shotgun sequence genome:
- the p4ha1b gene encoding prolyl 4-hydroxylase subunit alpha-1b isoform X2 codes for MEPTLTCRCILLLSCMQLLSAHNDFFTSIGQMTDLLYTEKDLVTSLKDYIRAEESKLERVKWWADKLDSLSAVATQDPEGFLGHPVNAFKLMKRLNTEWADLESLVLSDTTDGFISNLTIQRQHFPTEEDQTGAAKALLRLQDTYKLDANTISTGNLPGVKHKSQMTVEDCYELGKIAYSDVDYYHTELWMAQALKQLDEGEESTIDKVTVLDYLSYAIYQQGEMERALEYTKRLLELDPEHQRAKGNVKYFEFQLEKQRKAEEEESKKQPERPKRETPEKRKKKTKKSFSLVPEKKKYEMLCRGEGIKLTPARQSRLFCRYYDNNRNPMYVLAPVKLQDEWDRPHIVRYLDIISDVEIEKIKQLAKPRLRRATVHDPQTGKLTTAQYRVSKSAWLTAYEDPMIEKINQRIEDLTGLEMDTAEELQVANYGVGGQYEPHFDFGRKDEPDAFKELGTGNRIATWLFYMSDVTAGGATVFPDVGAAVWPQKGSAVFWYNLFASGEGDYSTRHAACPVLVGNKWVSNKWIHERGQEWRRPCGLNETE; via the exons ATGGAGCCAACGCTAACATGTCGGTGTATATTGCTGCTGAGCTGCATGCAGCTGCTATCAGCTCACAATGACTTCTTCACCTCTATAG GCCAGATGACGGATCTGTTGTACACCGAAAAGGACCTTGTCACGTCATTGAAGGATTACATCAGAGCAGAGGAGAGCAAACTGGAGCGGGTCAAATG GTGGGCTGATAAGTTGGATTCCTTGTCAGCAGTAGCCACACAGGACCCTGAAGGTTTCCTGGGCCACCCTGTTAACGCCTTCAAACTGATGAAGAGGCTGAACACAGAGTGGGCAGACCTGGAGAGTCTTGTACTTAGTGACACAACTGAtg GATTTATTTCCAACCTGACCATCCAGAGGCAGCATTTCCCTACAGAGGAGGATCAAACTGGGGCTGCTAAAGCTCTCCTTAGATTACAAGACACTTACAAACTGGATGCCAACACCATCTCTACGGGAAACCTGCCAG GAGTGAAACACAAGAGCCAGATGACGGTGGAGGACTGTTACGAGCTGGGTAAAATTGCCTACTCGGATGTGGATTATTATCACACCGAGCTGTGGATGGCccaagccctgaaacagctcgatGAGGGGGAGGAGTCCACCATAGATAAGGTGACAGTGCTGGACTACCTGAGTTATGCCATCTACCAGCAAGGGGAGATGGAGCGCGCTCTGGAGTACACCAAGAGGCTGCTGGAACTGG ACCCAGAGCATCAGCGCGCCAAAGGCAACGTGAAGTACTTTGAATTCCAACTGGAGAAGCAGagaaaagcagaagaagaagaaagtaaaaaACAACCAGAAAGACCGAAAAGGGAAACGCCAGAGAAGAGGAAAAAAAAGACTAAAAAGTCTTTTTCTTTGGTCCCGGAGAAGAAGAAGTATGAAATGCTTTGCCGTGGGGAGGGTATCAAATTG ACACCAGCCAGACAGAGCAGGCTGTTCTGTCGTTACTATGACAACAATCGCAACCCCATGTATGTGCTGGCACCTGTGAAACTGCAAGATGAGTGGGATCGCCCTCATATTGTTCGCTACCTGGACATCATCTCAGACGTGGAAATTGAGAAGATAAAACAGCTGGCCAAACCCAGA TTGAGGAGAGCCACGGTGCATGACCCCCAAACAGGGAAACTTACCACAGCCCAGTACAGAGTCTCCAAGAG CGCTTGGCTCACGGCTTATGAAGATCCAATGATTGAAAAGATCAACCAGAGGATTGAGGATCTCACAGGTCTGGAAATGGACACagccgaggagctgcag GTGGCAAATTATGGTGTTGGAGGACAGTACGAGCCCCACTTTGACTTTGGAAGG AAAGACGAGCCGGATGCCTTTAAAGAACTGGGCACCGGGAATCGCATAGCAACCTGGCTCTTCTAT ATGAGTGATGTGACTGCAGGTGGAGCCACAGTTTTCCCAGATGTAGGGGCAGCAGTTTGGCCTCAGAAG GGCTCGGCTGTGTTCTGGTACAATCTGTTTGCCAGCGGGGAAGGAGACTATAGCACGCGGCATGCAGCCTGTCCTGTGCTGGTGGGCAACAAGTGGG TTTCAAACAAGTGGATCCACGAACGAGGCCAGGAGTGGCGGCGACCCTGTGGTCTGAATGAAACAGAATGA
- the p4ha1b gene encoding prolyl 4-hydroxylase subunit alpha-1b isoform X1, translated as MEPTLTCRCILLLSCMQLLSAHNDFFTSIGQMTDLLYTEKDLVTSLKDYIRAEESKLERVKWWADKLDSLSAVATQDPEGFLGHPVNAFKLMKRLNTEWADLESLVLSDTTDGFISNLTIQRQHFPTEEDQTGAAKALLRLQDTYKLDANTISTGNLPGVKHKSQMTVEDCYELGKIAYSDVDYYHTELWMAQALKQLDEGEESTIDKVTVLDYLSYAIYQQGEMERALEYTKRLLELDPEHQRAKGNVKYFEFQLEKQRKAEEEESKKQPERPKRETPEKRKKKTKKSFSLVPEKKKYEMLCRGEGIKLTPARQSRLFCRYYDNNRNPMYVLAPVKLQDEWDRPHIVRYLDIISDVEIEKIKQLAKPRLRRATISNPITGVLETASYRISKSAWLTAYEDPMIEKINQRIEDLTGLEMDTAEELQVANYGVGGQYEPHFDFGRKDEPDAFKELGTGNRIATWLFYMSDVTAGGATVFPDVGAAVWPQKGSAVFWYNLFASGEGDYSTRHAACPVLVGNKWVSNKWIHERGQEWRRPCGLNETE; from the exons ATGGAGCCAACGCTAACATGTCGGTGTATATTGCTGCTGAGCTGCATGCAGCTGCTATCAGCTCACAATGACTTCTTCACCTCTATAG GCCAGATGACGGATCTGTTGTACACCGAAAAGGACCTTGTCACGTCATTGAAGGATTACATCAGAGCAGAGGAGAGCAAACTGGAGCGGGTCAAATG GTGGGCTGATAAGTTGGATTCCTTGTCAGCAGTAGCCACACAGGACCCTGAAGGTTTCCTGGGCCACCCTGTTAACGCCTTCAAACTGATGAAGAGGCTGAACACAGAGTGGGCAGACCTGGAGAGTCTTGTACTTAGTGACACAACTGAtg GATTTATTTCCAACCTGACCATCCAGAGGCAGCATTTCCCTACAGAGGAGGATCAAACTGGGGCTGCTAAAGCTCTCCTTAGATTACAAGACACTTACAAACTGGATGCCAACACCATCTCTACGGGAAACCTGCCAG GAGTGAAACACAAGAGCCAGATGACGGTGGAGGACTGTTACGAGCTGGGTAAAATTGCCTACTCGGATGTGGATTATTATCACACCGAGCTGTGGATGGCccaagccctgaaacagctcgatGAGGGGGAGGAGTCCACCATAGATAAGGTGACAGTGCTGGACTACCTGAGTTATGCCATCTACCAGCAAGGGGAGATGGAGCGCGCTCTGGAGTACACCAAGAGGCTGCTGGAACTGG ACCCAGAGCATCAGCGCGCCAAAGGCAACGTGAAGTACTTTGAATTCCAACTGGAGAAGCAGagaaaagcagaagaagaagaaagtaaaaaACAACCAGAAAGACCGAAAAGGGAAACGCCAGAGAAGAGGAAAAAAAAGACTAAAAAGTCTTTTTCTTTGGTCCCGGAGAAGAAGAAGTATGAAATGCTTTGCCGTGGGGAGGGTATCAAATTG ACACCAGCCAGACAGAGCAGGCTGTTCTGTCGTTACTATGACAACAATCGCAACCCCATGTATGTGCTGGCACCTGTGAAACTGCAAGATGAGTGGGATCGCCCTCATATTGTTCGCTACCTGGACATCATCTCAGACGTGGAAATTGAGAAGATAAAACAGCTGGCCAAACCCAGA CTACGCAGGGCAACCATCTCCAACCCCATCACTGGAGTTCTGGAAACAGCTTCGTACAGGATCAGCAAAAG CGCTTGGCTCACGGCTTATGAAGATCCAATGATTGAAAAGATCAACCAGAGGATTGAGGATCTCACAGGTCTGGAAATGGACACagccgaggagctgcag GTGGCAAATTATGGTGTTGGAGGACAGTACGAGCCCCACTTTGACTTTGGAAGG AAAGACGAGCCGGATGCCTTTAAAGAACTGGGCACCGGGAATCGCATAGCAACCTGGCTCTTCTAT ATGAGTGATGTGACTGCAGGTGGAGCCACAGTTTTCCCAGATGTAGGGGCAGCAGTTTGGCCTCAGAAG GGCTCGGCTGTGTTCTGGTACAATCTGTTTGCCAGCGGGGAAGGAGACTATAGCACGCGGCATGCAGCCTGTCCTGTGCTGGTGGGCAACAAGTGGG TTTCAAACAAGTGGATCCACGAACGAGGCCAGGAGTGGCGGCGACCCTGTGGTCTGAATGAAACAGAATGA
- the p4ha1b gene encoding prolyl 4-hydroxylase subunit alpha-1b isoform X3 gives MEPTLTCRCILLLSCMQLLSAHNDFFTSIGQMTDLLYTEKDLVTSLKDYIRAEESKLERVKWWADKLDSLSAVATQDPEGFLGHPVNAFKLMKRLNTEWADLESLVLSDTTDGFISNLTIQRQHFPTEEDQTGAAKALLRLQDTYKLDANTISTGNLPGVKHKSQMTVEDCYELGKIAYSDVDYYHTELWMAQALKQLDEGEESTIDKVTVLDYLSYAIYQQGEMERALEYTKRLLELDPEHQRAKGNVKYFEFQLEKQRKAEEEESKKQPERPKRETPEKRKKKTKKSFSLVPEKKKYEMLCRGEGIKLTPARQSRLFCRYYDNNRNPMYVLAPVKLQDEWDRPHIVRYLDIISDVEIEKIKQLAKPRLRRATISNPITGVLETASYRISKRRATVHDPQTGKLTTAQYRVSKSAWLTAYEDPMIEKINQRIEDLTGLEMDTAEELQVANYGVGGQYEPHFDFGRKDEPDAFKELGTGNRIATWLFYMSDVTAGGATVFPDVGAAVWPQKGSAVFWYNLFASGEGDYSTRHAACPVLVGNKWVSNKWIHERGQEWRRPCGLNETE, from the exons ATGGAGCCAACGCTAACATGTCGGTGTATATTGCTGCTGAGCTGCATGCAGCTGCTATCAGCTCACAATGACTTCTTCACCTCTATAG GCCAGATGACGGATCTGTTGTACACCGAAAAGGACCTTGTCACGTCATTGAAGGATTACATCAGAGCAGAGGAGAGCAAACTGGAGCGGGTCAAATG GTGGGCTGATAAGTTGGATTCCTTGTCAGCAGTAGCCACACAGGACCCTGAAGGTTTCCTGGGCCACCCTGTTAACGCCTTCAAACTGATGAAGAGGCTGAACACAGAGTGGGCAGACCTGGAGAGTCTTGTACTTAGTGACACAACTGAtg GATTTATTTCCAACCTGACCATCCAGAGGCAGCATTTCCCTACAGAGGAGGATCAAACTGGGGCTGCTAAAGCTCTCCTTAGATTACAAGACACTTACAAACTGGATGCCAACACCATCTCTACGGGAAACCTGCCAG GAGTGAAACACAAGAGCCAGATGACGGTGGAGGACTGTTACGAGCTGGGTAAAATTGCCTACTCGGATGTGGATTATTATCACACCGAGCTGTGGATGGCccaagccctgaaacagctcgatGAGGGGGAGGAGTCCACCATAGATAAGGTGACAGTGCTGGACTACCTGAGTTATGCCATCTACCAGCAAGGGGAGATGGAGCGCGCTCTGGAGTACACCAAGAGGCTGCTGGAACTGG ACCCAGAGCATCAGCGCGCCAAAGGCAACGTGAAGTACTTTGAATTCCAACTGGAGAAGCAGagaaaagcagaagaagaagaaagtaaaaaACAACCAGAAAGACCGAAAAGGGAAACGCCAGAGAAGAGGAAAAAAAAGACTAAAAAGTCTTTTTCTTTGGTCCCGGAGAAGAAGAAGTATGAAATGCTTTGCCGTGGGGAGGGTATCAAATTG ACACCAGCCAGACAGAGCAGGCTGTTCTGTCGTTACTATGACAACAATCGCAACCCCATGTATGTGCTGGCACCTGTGAAACTGCAAGATGAGTGGGATCGCCCTCATATTGTTCGCTACCTGGACATCATCTCAGACGTGGAAATTGAGAAGATAAAACAGCTGGCCAAACCCAGA CTACGCAGGGCAACCATCTCCAACCCCATCACTGGAGTTCTGGAAACAGCTTCGTACAGGATCAGCAAAAG GAGAGCCACGGTGCATGACCCCCAAACAGGGAAACTTACCACAGCCCAGTACAGAGTCTCCAAGAG CGCTTGGCTCACGGCTTATGAAGATCCAATGATTGAAAAGATCAACCAGAGGATTGAGGATCTCACAGGTCTGGAAATGGACACagccgaggagctgcag GTGGCAAATTATGGTGTTGGAGGACAGTACGAGCCCCACTTTGACTTTGGAAGG AAAGACGAGCCGGATGCCTTTAAAGAACTGGGCACCGGGAATCGCATAGCAACCTGGCTCTTCTAT ATGAGTGATGTGACTGCAGGTGGAGCCACAGTTTTCCCAGATGTAGGGGCAGCAGTTTGGCCTCAGAAG GGCTCGGCTGTGTTCTGGTACAATCTGTTTGCCAGCGGGGAAGGAGACTATAGCACGCGGCATGCAGCCTGTCCTGTGCTGGTGGGCAACAAGTGGG TTTCAAACAAGTGGATCCACGAACGAGGCCAGGAGTGGCGGCGACCCTGTGGTCTGAATGAAACAGAATGA